TCATTGTCTATCCAGCGGGAAAACCGTTTGACACGGCTCTCCCGGTTGGCGCGCTTCTTGTTGGCGTATGGCTCGACCGTCGCTTTCCTGGCCACGTCGGGAAGATTCGTACTTTGGCTGCCAACGATCCCACCGATCATGGAGGCCAAGGTGTTCAGGTGTCGGGCCAGATTACCCTTGGGGTCTCCCGGGTACATTCTTTTCAAAGCATTTCTCACTGCACGGTGGCGTTTCTGGGTATCACTCATGGGGAGGCTTCCTCTTTGATTCTGAAATTCTCCTTCAAAATCAAAGCTTATCCTGTCAGGCAAGCCCTCCTTCGGATCGCCTGAAAAAGTGTCCGGTAGTCAAATCTAATTGAGGGTTGGTCATAATTGGCTCAACCCGTTCTAATAAAGGGTTAGAGGCAAACAATGTCAGACTTTTTCCAGCGTAGCGAATTCGCTCGAGTAATTCCAGAGGGCTGGGGACCAACTGAACCCTCCTGATGATCATGCCTGACAGTGATGAATCCATCCTGCTTGTATCGATTCGCTCGTAGGCGCTTTGGTCCACGGTGAGAACATAAGGTTCCCAACCAAATTCCGGCAGGTATTTGGCAAACTTCGCCGGCCGCACCCCTCCCACTGCGGCGTCAGGGGGGAAATGAAAGGCGATGATGAGGATTCGTTTCATATTCGTTTTGTTTTACCTGCAAATGTTTGCCCACTCGTTGAACCCCCTGTGACATTTGGGAGGGCAAGGCCGAAATCTTCAAAGGCATCCCCGCACGGGAATCGAGTTGGTTTGGGGCGTACAGGGAAATTCAGGGACTGCAGGTTCTTCGGTAAATTAAATGGGCTTTTTGCATGGAGACATTCTGCGAGGCTCTCTGTTCTACAACTCGCAGATTATGAACAACCATCTCCCTGCCGAGGGACTCCTCGTTGAACAGTCTCTTCATCGCCTGAAACAACCCGTCTGAGTCTCCAGCCGGGACAACCAGTCCATTCCGGCCGGCTTCAATCCATTCCAACACAGACGGGACCGAAGAAACTACTGGAGGAACACCGCACGCCATCCCTTCCAGTAGCGCCATGGGGGTTCCATCGCTGTGAGGCACTGTCACCATGATATCCGCCAGATTGTAAAGAGCCGGCAAGTCTTCATAGGCCACCTCACCGACCCATTTTACCCGATCAACGATCTCCAGTCTTGCTGCCAATTCCTGGAGTTTTTGCAAGCGGGCAGGATCTGCATTGTAATACTTCTGAATCAGCACCGTGTCAGGCCTAAAATATGTGAGCCGAGCAAAAGCTTCCAACACTTTGTCGATATTATAAATTTCATTTACACTCCGTGGGGAATAGACGACTCTCGTCGCGCCGTGGATGCCGATTCGCTCACGCCAGGCGGTAGTGTCCAGGCCGGGACGAAACAAGTCCGTGTCCACTCCCCACTGCACTACATGCACGTGGTCCTGTCGGCCGGAGATTTCAGCGATTCTAGACTTAAGATCGTACGAATCGCAGGTAACGAACCTGGCGAATTTCAAGGCGTTCCGGATGGATTGCTGTACTTGTTCAGAATAGCTTGGATATTTGTATATATCAGATCCCCAGGCGGTAATGCCTGTGGGACAGTGCCCAATCCCCGCCGCCAGCGGAGCAAATCCGGCCCAGTGAACATGGAAGATGTCGGCGCGGAGCAATCGCAGCCAAAGTCTGATTTCGGCTTTGAGCAAAGCCTCACGGCGTCGAGCACAAACCAGGGGGATCATTCGTACTTTCGGCAACTCGCTCCCCGGTGGGGTCAATGAGAGCACAGTAACACGCTCTCCCCTTTTGGCAAAATATTCAGCCCACCTCCTGAGATGGATATGATGGCCCCAACCGAGATAAACGATGTTCACGGATCAGGCCTCGATAAGCTGCGCGAGGGTTTTGACGCAGCGGTCGACGTCCTCGATGATCATCTGTGGATACAGGGGGAGTGTCAGACAGTGGGCTCCGATGAGTTCCGTGTGTGGCAGTGATCTGCTGGGACACAGTCCGGCATAGGCCTGAAAGGTGTGAATGGGGGGATAATGGATGCTGCTTTGAATACCCTCCTGACGCAGTCCTTCCATCACATGTCGGCGTTCGGTTTGAGGTGGCAGT
This region of Desulforhabdus amnigena genomic DNA includes:
- a CDS encoding glycosyltransferase, with amino-acid sequence MNIVYLGWGHHIHLRRWAEYFAKRGERVTVLSLTPPGSELPKVRMIPLVCARRREALLKAEIRLWLRLLRADIFHVHWAGFAPLAAGIGHCPTGITAWGSDIYKYPSYSEQVQQSIRNALKFARFVTCDSYDLKSRIAEISGRQDHVHVVQWGVDTDLFRPGLDTTAWRERIGIHGATRVVYSPRSVNEIYNIDKVLEAFARLTYFRPDTVLIQKYYNADPARLQKLQELAARLEIVDRVKWVGEVAYEDLPALYNLADIMVTVPHSDGTPMALLEGMACGVPPVVSSVPSVLEWIEAGRNGLVVPAGDSDGLFQAMKRLFNEESLGREMVVHNLRVVEQRASQNVSMQKAHLIYRRTCSP